In Bombus huntii isolate Logan2020A chromosome 3, iyBomHunt1.1, whole genome shotgun sequence, a single genomic region encodes these proteins:
- the LOC126863625 gene encoding KH domain-containing protein akap-1 isoform X1 — translation MFATHTQMVKWTFPAFALIIGILWYKRRQADRADPGGINKNCHSKENSTDQEIASSDSNSSLHDSGIQNNESCSLSPPNQQVEDIRVEEIVSIPRKTSENLDIPQKRSGSPCISGHSRTPPNDDGEVWYSFVDTSSKMEIQLGSNPIISNFDMVAKSRGASSLEEAADSDDKVLKIFENIVEEEEQKLAPENKSIEVVNQNEENNTNDECNYLPSEEPSVSTPLKDNVKTPARTLSERDSANHSPVSGVLEGSVTDEARSEGSTDSGKGGSIKGHTKDTVMPMIYEFSIPQSLVGRLIGRHGSFLQNIRHKAEVSIVLKRHPISRDQKLCAIEGSTEGINVALEMIRQKFPEKKFPQLTLHQISPLIVPEDIPWFAELRQLSLVEGVNNDVVICHIVKPNRLFVQLPTHPTYPSLRILDERMTQLYNTTESPSAPDELTSGMILVAKWYNTWVRVYVEQPDPHGEQHLVRLVDHGGYWVFSSSEMRKIRSDYLTLPFQAIEIFLANVQPKDGEWNQEAYNTVAQMCTGIVGQAQIEGYINTNTYISLYLNIQKHGVISLADELIARGFAESIPLENIIPEEGILIS, via the exons ATGTTTGCTACTCATACTCAAATGGTAAAGTGGACTTTCCCTGCTTTTGCTCTTATAATTGGTATATTGTGGTACAAACGGCGTCAAGCAGACAGAGCTGATCCAGgtggaataaataaaaactgtCATAGCAAAGAGAATAGTACTGATCAGGAGATTGCTTCGTCAGATTCTAATTCAAGCCTTCATGATTCTGGCATACAAAATAATGAATCCTGCTCATTGAGTCCTCCTAATCAACAGGTAGAAGACATACGGGTAGAAGAGATTGTTTCTATCCCTAGAAAAACAAGCGAAAATTTAGATATTCCGCAAAAAAGGTCTGGCTCGCCGTGTATTTCTGGGCATTCTAGAACTCCTCCTAATGATGACGGAGAAGTATGGTACAGTTTCGTAGATACCTCGTCGAAAATGGAAATACAATTAGGTAGTAACCCAATAATAAGCAATTTCGATATGGTTGCAAAGAGTAGAGGTGCTTCCTCCTTGGAAGAAGCCGCTGATTCTGATGATAAAGTATTaaagatatttgaaaatatcgtCGAGGAAGAAGAACAAAAGTTAGCGCCTGAGAATAAATCAATAGAAGTTGTCAATCAAAACGAAGAGAATAATACAAACGATGAATGTAATTATCTACCAAGCGAAGAACCATCTGTTTCCACGCCACTGAAAGATAATGTTAAAACACCAGCTCGAACATTATCCGAAAGAGATTCTGCTAACCATAGTCCAGTTTCTGGTGTCTTAGAAGGCAGTGTCACAGATGAAGCAAGAAGTGAGGGGAGTACAGATAGTGGAAAAG GTGGAAGTATCAAGGGTCATACAAAAGACACTGTAATGCCAATGATATATGAATTTAGTATACCACAATCTTTAGTTGGACGACTAATTGGTCGGCATGGAAGCTTCTTGCAAAATATTCGACATAAAGCGGAAGTAAGCATAGTCCTcaaacgtcatcctatatcgAGAGATCAAAAACTTTGTGCCATAGAAGGTTCTACAGAAGGAATAAACGTTGCTCTAGAAATGATACGACAAAAGTTTCCAGAAAAAAAATTTCCACAGTTGACACTTCATCAGATTTCACCATTAATAGTACCTGAAGATATTCCTTGGTTTGCTGAATTAAGACAGTTATCATTAGTGGAGGGAGTCAATAATGATGTTGTTATATGTCACATAGTGAAACCAAACAGATTATTTGTACAGCTTCCTACTCATCCTACCTATCCATCCCTACGGATTTTAGATGAAAGGATGACACAGTTATATAACACGACGGAGTCGCCATCAGCTCCAGATGAACTTACTA GTGGTATGATCTTAGTTGCAAAATGGTATAATACGTGGGTCAGAGTATACGTCGAACAGCCAGATCCTCATGGCGAACAGCATTTAGTACGACTTGTTGATCACGGTGGTTATTGGGTGTTTAGTAGTTCAGAAATGAGAAAAATTAGGTCAGATTATCTTACGTTACCGTTTCAAGCAATTGAAATATTCTTGGCAAATGTACAACCAAAAGATG GTGAATGGAATCAAGAAGCTTATAATACAGTTGCTCAGATGTGTACCGGAATTGTTGGTCAAGCTCAAATAGAAGGTTACATCAATACAAACACATATATTAGTCTCTATCTTAATATTCAGAAACATGGG GTGATATCCCTCGCCGATGAATTAATAGCTCGTGGATTCGCGGAATCCATAccattagaaaatataattccaGAAGAAGGTATATTAATCTCTTAA
- the LOC126863625 gene encoding KH domain-containing protein akap-1 isoform X2, whose product MEIQLGSNPIISNFDMVAKSRGASSLEEAADSDDKVLKIFENIVEEEEQKLAPENKSIEVVNQNEENNTNDECNYLPSEEPSVSTPLKDNVKTPARTLSERDSANHSPVSGVLEGSVTDEARSEGSTDSGKGGSIKGHTKDTVMPMIYEFSIPQSLVGRLIGRHGSFLQNIRHKAEVSIVLKRHPISRDQKLCAIEGSTEGINVALEMIRQKFPEKKFPQLTLHQISPLIVPEDIPWFAELRQLSLVEGVNNDVVICHIVKPNRLFVQLPTHPTYPSLRILDERMTQLYNTTESPSAPDELTSGMILVAKWYNTWVRVYVEQPDPHGEQHLVRLVDHGGYWVFSSSEMRKIRSDYLTLPFQAIEIFLANVQPKDGEWNQEAYNTVAQMCTGIVGQAQIEGYINTNTYISLYLNIQKHGVISLADELIARGFAESIPLENIIPEEGILIS is encoded by the exons ATGGAAATACAATTAGGTAGTAACCCAATAATAAGCAATTTCGATATGGTTGCAAAGAGTAGAGGTGCTTCCTCCTTGGAAGAAGCCGCTGATTCTGATGATAAAGTATTaaagatatttgaaaatatcgtCGAGGAAGAAGAACAAAAGTTAGCGCCTGAGAATAAATCAATAGAAGTTGTCAATCAAAACGAAGAGAATAATACAAACGATGAATGTAATTATCTACCAAGCGAAGAACCATCTGTTTCCACGCCACTGAAAGATAATGTTAAAACACCAGCTCGAACATTATCCGAAAGAGATTCTGCTAACCATAGTCCAGTTTCTGGTGTCTTAGAAGGCAGTGTCACAGATGAAGCAAGAAGTGAGGGGAGTACAGATAGTGGAAAAG GTGGAAGTATCAAGGGTCATACAAAAGACACTGTAATGCCAATGATATATGAATTTAGTATACCACAATCTTTAGTTGGACGACTAATTGGTCGGCATGGAAGCTTCTTGCAAAATATTCGACATAAAGCGGAAGTAAGCATAGTCCTcaaacgtcatcctatatcgAGAGATCAAAAACTTTGTGCCATAGAAGGTTCTACAGAAGGAATAAACGTTGCTCTAGAAATGATACGACAAAAGTTTCCAGAAAAAAAATTTCCACAGTTGACACTTCATCAGATTTCACCATTAATAGTACCTGAAGATATTCCTTGGTTTGCTGAATTAAGACAGTTATCATTAGTGGAGGGAGTCAATAATGATGTTGTTATATGTCACATAGTGAAACCAAACAGATTATTTGTACAGCTTCCTACTCATCCTACCTATCCATCCCTACGGATTTTAGATGAAAGGATGACACAGTTATATAACACGACGGAGTCGCCATCAGCTCCAGATGAACTTACTA GTGGTATGATCTTAGTTGCAAAATGGTATAATACGTGGGTCAGAGTATACGTCGAACAGCCAGATCCTCATGGCGAACAGCATTTAGTACGACTTGTTGATCACGGTGGTTATTGGGTGTTTAGTAGTTCAGAAATGAGAAAAATTAGGTCAGATTATCTTACGTTACCGTTTCAAGCAATTGAAATATTCTTGGCAAATGTACAACCAAAAGATG GTGAATGGAATCAAGAAGCTTATAATACAGTTGCTCAGATGTGTACCGGAATTGTTGGTCAAGCTCAAATAGAAGGTTACATCAATACAAACACATATATTAGTCTCTATCTTAATATTCAGAAACATGGG GTGATATCCCTCGCCGATGAATTAATAGCTCGTGGATTCGCGGAATCCATAccattagaaaatataattccaGAAGAAGGTATATTAATCTCTTAA